A part of Gemmatimonas groenlandica genomic DNA contains:
- a CDS encoding Ada metal-binding domain-containing protein, with the protein MTEKHYKLIGPDGKEVLSAVPGTLGGNRRRKIYGRLDCRSAVGSLPTGYAKHRVFFADEATAIAAGYRPCGTCMQAEYGTWVEEAMRSGRL; encoded by the coding sequence ATGACCGAAAAACACTACAAGCTGATTGGCCCAGACGGAAAGGAAGTGCTTAGTGCGGTACCGGGCACTCTTGGCGGGAACCGTCGGCGGAAGATCTATGGGCGCCTCGACTGCCGGAGCGCGGTCGGCTCGCTACCGACGGGATATGCGAAGCATCGTGTCTTCTTCGCAGACGAGGCGACGGCCATCGCGGCCGGCTACCGACCGTGTGGCACATGCATGCAGGCCGAATACGGCACCTGGGTTGAGGAAGCCATGCGCTCGGGACGCTTATAG
- a CDS encoding carboxypeptidase-like regulatory domain-containing protein: MKIGSVVRSTVALTITAILTSGCSLITRGDCVDIGVSGIQVTVLDQRTRQSPSGAIVTLTDGDYRETLIGRGGVYSGAIERPGTYSITVEAPGYARWTRDNVSVVRSGSCNYLKNVALTSDLQPIG, from the coding sequence ATGAAAATCGGAAGTGTGGTGCGCTCCACCGTCGCTTTGACAATCACTGCCATCCTGACATCAGGATGCTCGCTGATAACACGAGGTGATTGCGTCGATATCGGCGTGTCTGGCATCCAGGTAACGGTATTGGATCAGCGAACACGGCAATCACCGAGCGGGGCGATCGTGACGTTGACGGATGGCGACTACCGGGAGACGCTGATAGGGCGTGGAGGCGTCTATAGCGGTGCCATCGAACGGCCGGGAACATACTCGATCACTGTTGAGGCGCCCGGCTACGCGAGATGGACCCGAGACAACGTCAGCGTTGTTCGTAGTGGTAGTTGCAATTACCTGAAGAATGTCGCGCTTACGAGCGACTTACAGCCGATTGGCTGA